The Kineothrix sp. IPX-CK genomic interval GAATCTGGCTCTTCAAATTATGTTAAAGGAATACAATACACTGGAGGGCGTGGACGAGGTGGCGAAGAGACTGGGGATTTCCCAGGAGCATCTGACGCGCAGTTTTAAGACGGAACAAGGGATTCCTCCTGTCCGCTATCTGACGAACCTGCGAATTCAGGCTGCTATGAATGATTTGTTGGATACAGAGGATTTGATTCATGATATTGCGCTGAGAACCGGGTTTTCAAATGGGAATTATTTTGCTAAGGTATTTCGGAAATATGCGGGGATGTCGCCGGGGGAATATCGGGCGCATTGTATTTTATGATCGACTCTTTTACTCAAGCCGGCTATCATCTTCCGATGACCGCCGGCTTGTTCTCAGTTTCTTTATTTTCCGGGATAAACTACTACGTTCCCGCCTTCCGTAATGGAGAAGCAATGTAATGCCAGATCCGCATGCAGGGAGATATTTTCATTTCCGAATGTTCTTGTGATAACCAGCTTATGAGTTTCCGGGAGATGTATTTGCAAGTCTGCTTCCAAGGCAAATGCCGGATGTCTGTTTCGAAGCTCCATTAATTCCCTCAGCTTTATGACTACATCCCTTTTCATTTCTTCTTTTATTTCATCTGCCGAATAGTAATGCCTGTTAATATCCCGTCCGTTTTTCGTTTCTTCCATAAGCCCGATATCGTTTTCTCCTGCCAGCATTCCCACATAGTATATCTGCGGAATGCCCGGTGCAAAAAACTGGATCGCCCTCGCCAGAAGGTAAGCATCTTTGTCATTACCAAGAGCAGAATAATAAGTCGTGTTTACCTGGTATATATCGAGATTATTATATGCTGCCGTATTGTATATCTTTTTCACATTGGCACCTTTAGAAAACATCTGCTCCTTGACTTTGGCAATTTCTTCATCCGGCAGCAGATCCTTTACATCCACGATTCCTATACCATCATGGGTATCCAATGTTGTAAATTGCTTTTTGGGGCTCATTTCCAGCCATTTTTTTAAATATCTGCCCTCGCCGTTATATAATGCATGAAGCACCAATACGGGAAGCGCAAAATCATAAATCCAGAATCCCTGTTCTGCAATCTTCATCTGAATACTATAATGCTCGTGGATTTCCGGAAGTATCTCCACCTTATAGGGCTTCAGAACATCTTCTATTTCATGCAGCAGCTCCCATATATCCGGTTCCACAAAGAAGCAGTTAGTGTCAGCTTTTTTGACTGCATAGGCAAATGCATCCAGACGAATCATAGCAGCACCTTTACCAGCCATATCAACAAGAGTATCCTTTATAAAGTTCTTTGTTTTTTCTTTCGTAATGTTCAAGTCCACCTGTTCTTCGCAAAAGGTACACCAGACCTTTTCCGTGGTTCCATCCGCAAAAAACACATCGATATACGGCGCTCTCGGCTTCCTCTTATAAATAAGCTCCACCTGTTCTTCCGTGGGCTCTCCATTTTCCCAGAATTCATCATACCTGATAAAAAAATCTTTATATTCAGATTCTTCTTTTTTTTCCTCGAAGTCTTTAAAATACTCGGAACTTTTCGAAATATGATTTACCATAAAATCGAACATCAGATAATACTTTTCTCCCAGCCTGGCAATGTCACCGAAATCTCCAAACGCTTCGTCAACCTTGTCATAACGCATAGGTGCAAAACCCCTGTCCGCCGAAGATGGAAAAAAGGGAAGAATATGAACTCCGCCTATCGCATCTTTGTACCATGTATCCAAGACCTGTTCCAGTTCCTTTATGTTTTTTCCAAGACTGTCCGCATATGTTATTAACATAACCTTGTTGTCCAAAATCACATTTTTTTCCTCCCGCTATGACACAACATCACAATTAAAATCTTTGGCAGACCCATGCCGGATTACCTTCTGCACCGGTCAACATCTCTTTTCCCCGTATCCAGTCTTCGGTTACCGCCGCATATTTCACGCACCTTCTCGTTCCCCAGCTATATGCCACATGGATCAATCCGTCTTTTCCCTGCATCATTACCGGATATTCATAACGACGATTATTGATATCGTTCCATGCGCCGGTAAAGCCTTCTCCGGGCTCTATCGTTCTGCGGTACGGCCACGTTACTCCTCCGTCCTCCGATATCGCAAGAGCGATCGGGCTCCTTTGAAAGGGCCATACTGTCTTGCCAATCTCATCATTATACCTGACCGGATTGTATACAAGGCCAATCGCTCCGCTCTCCAGCTTGATGGCGGAAATGCTTGAGTTGTTGTTCGGAAGCTCTGTACGTACAGGTATTGTCCAGCTATCTCCATAGTCCTCCGATGTAGATATATAGATGTTATCCGCAAACCGGCTGCGGAAAATAGCTACCAGCCGCCCGGCTTCCTTCTCTATAATATTCGCATGCACCCGGCCTGCACTGTCCGGTATTTCTACCGTTCTCCAGCTCTTTCCCCGGTCATCGGATATTTGTACTACCGTAATATCGCTGCCGTTACGGGTCTCATCCGAAAAGCATATCCAGTTGCCGAATATCCATCTTCCATTGGACAATATTTGGATCTTCTGCCTGCAAAAAGAGCCTTCTCTGGAAAACATGGTCTCTGTCGGTCCCCATGTATAGCCGTTATCCATGGATTTTTTACAGCGAATCTCCGCCGTATACTGTAAATTAAAATTAGGGCTCATATCCTCAGTGCGCGATACCTGAGCGGTATACATTACCCATATCTCCCCTTCGGGTGTCAGAAATAATGACGGATTCTGCTCCGAACGGCTAGGATCGTCCGATATCATCACAGGCACCGACCACTTGCTTTCCCCATTCTTTAGCCTTGATAATACGATGCTGATATCCGCATTCCCTTCATCCGACCCCGCAAACCAGCAACAGAGAATATCTCCGTTCTCAAGCTCCAAAAGGTCTGCCGCATGGCAGCTCGCATAGGGATTGGGAATCAATGCTTCCACCGTATCCAGTAAATTATTATGATATAAAGCTCCATTTTCTTCTAATACATTTAATTCTATATATTCTCTGCTCATTTTAATAACCATGCCTTTCATTTTAACCTAGTTGTCATCCCTTTACTGCGCCTATCAGGATGCCCTTCTTAAAATACTTCTGAACAAACGGATACACGCATACAATCGGTACCATTGCTACAAATACCGCAGCAGCTTTCAAGTTCTGCTGATTCAAGGTTATACCGTTTTGCACCGTATTTCTAAACGTCGTTCCGGCAGTTCCTTCTGTAATAACGATTTGCTTAAGCACCTGCTGAATCGTCTTTAGGCTTTCCGATTTCAAATATATCTGTGGATTCAAATACTGGTTCCATATAGAAACAGCATAAAACATCGCAATAGTAGCCACGATAGGCTTCGACAGAGGAATAAATATCTGGGACAATATCTTAAAATCATTAGCCCCATCCATAAAGGCCGCCTCTTCCAGCTCTCCCGGCAGTCCCTCCAAAAAGGTCTTGCAGATGATCAGGAACTGAGTATTGATAGCGCCGGGAAGGATCATGACCAGCGGATTATCCACAAAGCCCAGGCCGCTGTAAATAATATACTGAGGTATGATACCAGCCTCAAATACCCACGTTATGACAAATAAACTCATAATAAAGTTTCTGCCCTTCACCCTCGGTCTTGAGAGGGCATATGCAGTAAAATAAGTAAAGACAACGGAACAAAGTGTCCCCAAAAACGTATAAATAAATGAATTCTTGAGTCCTGTGAAAACATTTAATTTTTTATTCGTAAAAATATATTTAAAAGCTTCCAGATTAAATCCTTTCGGCAGAAAGGTAACCTGTCCTCTGGACAAAAAAGTACCGTCACTGCAGGCCACAAAGAAAATGTACAAAAAAGGATATACACACAATGCCGCCACAAACAGCAATACCGCATTATTTACAATGTCAAAGGATTTTATTTGCTTTTTATTCTTATTCATTCTTTGCACTTATGCCACATCCTTTCTTAGAACAGCCTGGTTTCGGAATATTTCTTTGCCAATTTGTTCGCAATAATAACCAGTGCAAAGGCAATTACCGATTTCACGAGATTTACCGCAGTACCATAACTATAATCCGGAAATCCCGTTGATTGGAAAGCTATCCTGTATACGTAAGTCTGTATCACATCCGCCGTTTCATATACGCTCTGATTGTACATAAGCAGAATCCGGTCCAGATCAACAGTAAATACATTACCGATGCTGATAATCAGCATAGTTATGATCGAGGTAGAAATTGACGGCAGGGTAATATGAAACATCTTCTGCCAGCGGTTGGCGCCGTCTGCTTCTGCTGCCTCATAAAGTGCAGGATCGATCGAAGTCATTGCCGCAAGATAGATAACGGCCGAATAACCGAACGTCTGCCATATTTGAAGAAAAATATACAACGGTCTGAACCATTCAGGTTTCGACATAAAATAAACCGCGTCTCCTCCAAAGGCTTTTATAATACTATTTACCAATCCATACGAGGGCGAGAGCAAGGTGTACAGGATACTGACCATAACGGCCGAAGAAATAAAATACGGAAGAAAACTGAGGGACTGCACCGAATTCTTCACAAATTTTACTCTCACTTCATTTAAGAACAGCGAAAAGATAATGGGAATCGGAAACACCACCACGATGGACAACACAGCAAGAATTACCGTATTTTTTATTAATTTCAGCATATACGCATCCTGAAAAATCCGCACAAAATTTTCTAACCCTACCCATTTGCTTCCCAGGATTCCCTGAAATGCGCTAAAATTCTGAAACGCAATCACCATGCCCCCCACAGGACCCAGCTTAAACAGAATCAGGCTTAATACACCGGGCAGCAGCAACAGATAAAGTATATAATTTCTCTTAATATCTTTTACGAACCTCACCGGAAGGCTCTCCACATTTTTTCTTTTCGTTTCCACAGGCTTACTCCTTTAAGGCCGGGATATGCACTTTACATGCATATCCCGTGCTTGTAATGCTTTTATTCTCCGTATGTGCTACGGAATGCTTCTAACTGAATCTCTTCTATTCTGGTTAATCCCAAATCATTCATTTCCTGCTGGAAGTCAGACCATTGCTCCAAAGGCCTCGTTCCATTAATAAACTGCGTGATACCCGCGATTTCCGCATCATATACCGATGATACAAGATTGGTCAGCTCTGCTGTCTGCTCGTCCGTATAAATAATATTGTATGCAGGAAGCAAATTGTCATCCGTAAACAGACGTGTTGCAGCTTCCACTACCATAGGACCGTTCCATGAATAGAACGCTGTGCTGTCAATCGGTTTCACTACAGTCATCCGGTCGCTTAAGAATGACCATCTGGGTTCTCCTTCGGGAGTGGCTTCCTCTGTAGAGTAATCTACGATAAACTTATTACTTCCGTCTACTGTTTCAAAGCTTTCGCCCTCTATTCCCCAGTTCGCTAAAACCTGTCCTTCTTCACTGTAGAAATAATCGATAAATTGTAAGATAGTAATAGCTGTTTCTTCGCTCACATTAGCATTGATCGATGTTGCAATTTTTTCATTATAAGGAAGATCTGTCTGTACTTTCATTGTATTGCCGTCTTTGTCCTTCAGATAGTCCAGAACAACGATAGAGTAATCCGGGTCAGCCTGCGGTCCGCCGTTATCGAGGAACCACTGGGGGCGTGTATAATAATCGAAAGCAAACGACGCATCTCCGTTTATCATAGCTGCTTCCCAATCACCTTCACTGAATGCACCGGCAACCCATTCCGGATTGATCAGTCCTTCATCATACCATGTCTTCATCGTTTCAATCATGGTATATGCTTCATCCGACATAATATCGAATCCCTGATCTTTTGCATGATTCAGGTAAATACCGTTGGATTCATCGGCAGAGATGTTGTTCTCACAGCCGAACCACGCCTGAAAACGCACATAGGAATCGCGGCCTGACAACGGATAGTAGTTCTGGTTGTCTTTTCCATAGTAAGCCTTTAAGGTACGTAATGCTTCCGTAAAATCTTCTACCGTTACGATGCTTGCCGGATCAATACCTGCTTTCGTCAGATGATCCTCTCTTGCGAAAAGGAAATCCGCCAGAACAGGAGTTTCTTTCGGCAGTCCGTAAATGCTGCCGTTTTCATTTGTTATCAGATTGGTATAATCCGGATTCGCATCCAGGTAAGCCTGCAAATTAGGCGCATACTCCTTAATCAGCGGAGCCATATCCAAAAATGCTCCCTGAGCGCCATATACATTGGACTGTGCCAATTTACACATAGTAGCATCGGGCAATGACTTGCTGATCAATCTCTGATCCACTTCCGCATAAACATCATCGAATTCTTCGGGACCTACTACATACTCAACGGTTACTCCGGTTCTTTTTTCCGCCTCTGCATACCACTT includes:
- the gtfA gene encoding sucrose phosphorylase, which translates into the protein MILDNKVMLITYADSLGKNIKELEQVLDTWYKDAIGGVHILPFFPSSADRGFAPMRYDKVDEAFGDFGDIARLGEKYYLMFDFMVNHISKSSEYFKDFEEKKEESEYKDFFIRYDEFWENGEPTEEQVELIYKRKPRAPYIDVFFADGTTEKVWCTFCEEQVDLNITKEKTKNFIKDTLVDMAGKGAAMIRLDAFAYAVKKADTNCFFVEPDIWELLHEIEDVLKPYKVEILPEIHEHYSIQMKIAEQGFWIYDFALPVLVLHALYNGEGRYLKKWLEMSPKKQFTTLDTHDGIGIVDVKDLLPDEEIAKVKEQMFSKGANVKKIYNTAAYNNLDIYQVNTTYYSALGNDKDAYLLARAIQFFAPGIPQIYYVGMLAGENDIGLMEETKNGRDINRHYYSADEIKEEMKRDVVIKLRELMELRNRHPAFALEADLQIHLPETHKLVITRTFGNENISLHADLALHCFSITEGGNVVVYPGK
- a CDS encoding sialidase family protein — its product is MSREYIELNVLEENGALYHNNLLDTVEALIPNPYASCHAADLLELENGDILCCWFAGSDEGNADISIVLSRLKNGESKWSVPVMISDDPSRSEQNPSLFLTPEGEIWVMYTAQVSRTEDMSPNFNLQYTAEIRCKKSMDNGYTWGPTETMFSREGSFCRQKIQILSNGRWIFGNWICFSDETRNGSDITVVQISDDRGKSWRTVEIPDSAGRVHANIIEKEAGRLVAIFRSRFADNIYISTSEDYGDSWTIPVRTELPNNNSSISAIKLESGAIGLVYNPVRYNDEIGKTVWPFQRSPIALAISEDGGVTWPYRRTIEPGEGFTGAWNDINNRRYEYPVMMQGKDGLIHVAYSWGTRRCVKYAAVTEDWIRGKEMLTGAEGNPAWVCQRF
- a CDS encoding carbohydrate ABC transporter permease — translated: MNKNKKQIKSFDIVNNAVLLFVAALCVYPFLYIFFVACSDGTFLSRGQVTFLPKGFNLEAFKYIFTNKKLNVFTGLKNSFIYTFLGTLCSVVFTYFTAYALSRPRVKGRNFIMSLFVITWVFEAGIIPQYIIYSGLGFVDNPLVMILPGAINTQFLIICKTFLEGLPGELEEAAFMDGANDFKILSQIFIPLSKPIVATIAMFYAVSIWNQYLNPQIYLKSESLKTIQQVLKQIVITEGTAGTTFRNTVQNGITLNQQNLKAAAVFVAMVPIVCVYPFVQKYFKKGILIGAVKG
- a CDS encoding ABC transporter permease, encoding METKRKNVESLPVRFVKDIKRNYILYLLLLPGVLSLILFKLGPVGGMVIAFQNFSAFQGILGSKWVGLENFVRIFQDAYMLKLIKNTVILAVLSIVVVFPIPIIFSLFLNEVRVKFVKNSVQSLSFLPYFISSAVMVSILYTLLSPSYGLVNSIIKAFGGDAVYFMSKPEWFRPLYIFLQIWQTFGYSAVIYLAAMTSIDPALYEAAEADGANRWQKMFHITLPSISTSIITMLIISIGNVFTVDLDRILLMYNQSVYETADVIQTYVYRIAFQSTGFPDYSYGTAVNLVKSVIAFALVIIANKLAKKYSETRLF